From Aliarcobacter butzleri, the proteins below share one genomic window:
- a CDS encoding NADPH-dependent FMN reductase, with protein MSKIGILVASSNNNQKLALKLKELAQSQNCEAEVINLVDYNLPLYSTIEEEKNGIPESALDLATKIIDLKAFIIVAPEYNGVMPPVLNNAMAWTSRATKNWRDAFNEKIVGLATHSGGGGVKGLQAMRIMFQHLGANILAREILTTYDKPLNEESAIGMINSLVKLSRA; from the coding sequence ATGTCAAAAATAGGAATATTAGTAGCAAGTTCAAATAATAATCAAAAATTAGCTCTTAAATTAAAAGAGTTAGCACAAAGTCAAAATTGCGAAGCTGAAGTAATAAATTTAGTAGATTACAACTTACCTTTATATAGTACAATTGAAGAAGAAAAAAATGGTATTCCAGAATCTGCTTTAGATTTAGCTACAAAAATTATTGATTTAAAAGCTTTTATTATAGTTGCACCAGAATACAATGGTGTTATGCCTCCAGTTTTAAATAACGCTATGGCTTGGACTTCAAGAGCAACAAAAAATTGGAGAGATGCCTTTAATGAAAAAATTGTTGGATTAGCAACACACAGCGGTGGTGGTGGAGTAAAAGGACTTCAAGCAATGAGAATTATGTTCCAACACTTAGGAGCAAATATCTTAGCTAGAGAGATTTTAACTACTTATGATAAACCACTAAATGAAGAGTCAGCAATAGGTATGATAAATTCTTTAGTAAAACTATCAAGAGCTTAG
- the pdxH gene encoding pyridoxamine 5'-phosphate oxidase, whose translation MDLTNLRAKYTTRGLDIKDLDQNPFKQFETWFNEAIEAKLTEPNAFSLATVGKDMMPSIRTVLLKIFDEKGFVFFTNYKSTKANQIKENPKAAALFPWLDLERQVKIEGDIQKISTTESLKYFLSRPKGSQIGAWVSHQSQVISSRSLLEQKFDEIKNKFVNGEVPFPSFWGGYIIKPTKIEFWQGGQDRLHDRFLYELKENGAWSISRLAP comes from the coding sequence TTGGATTTAACAAACTTAAGAGCAAAATATACTACCAGAGGTTTGGACATAAAAGATTTAGACCAAAACCCTTTTAAACAGTTTGAAACTTGGTTTAATGAAGCAATTGAAGCAAAATTAACAGAGCCAAATGCTTTTAGCCTTGCTACAGTTGGAAAAGATATGATGCCAAGCATAAGAACTGTTTTATTAAAAATTTTTGATGAAAAAGGTTTTGTTTTTTTTACAAATTATAAAAGTACAAAAGCAAATCAAATAAAAGAAAATCCTAAAGCTGCTGCACTTTTTCCTTGGCTTGACTTAGAAAGACAAGTAAAAATAGAAGGAGATATTCAAAAGATTTCTACAACAGAGTCTTTAAAATACTTTTTGTCTCGTCCAAAAGGGAGCCAAATTGGAGCTTGGGTATCACATCAAAGTCAAGTTATCAGTTCAAGAAGTTTATTAGAACAAAAATTTGATGAAATAAAAAATAAGTTTGTAAATGGAGAAGTTCCTTTCCCTTCTTTTTGGGGTGGATATATTATCAAACCTACAAAAATAGAGTTTTGGCAAGGTGGACAAGATAGACTTCATGATAGATTTTTATATGAGCTTAAAGAAAATGGAGCTTGGTCTATATCAAGATTGGCTCCATAA
- a CDS encoding bifunctional diguanylate cyclase/phosphodiesterase yields MIFFILKLKEFKKLKKENHILKQYNEATKDSNIISTSDLKGNITYVNDKFCEVSLYNYEEVIGKPHSIVRGEEDDEIFQQLWENIKNKKAWYGVLKNRKKNGEFYWVDINIRPILNEKNEIIEYIAIRHEITNLVLKTEELKRNLRLDSLTNIGNRYKLIEDVSKSVNPCISILDIVSFSDVNDFFGYKTGDNVLKIVARKIEELLIDKENYKVYRDHSDTFCIVAQNEDRDKFIKNIDEISKTIAKVPIVIKSRELYVQLSYVFSFESKENLLETANIIKRYSHANKNIIIYDKALELEKDYEKNIFWTLKIKKALDEDKIVPYFQPIYNLKTSKIEKYEALVRLIDGNNVISPYYFLDISKKSKQYLQLTKTMIQKTFDYFRDKDFEFSINLTFEDIKSEYISSFIIELLKEYKIGHRVVFEIVESEEIDNFRKINEFFVTIREYGCKIAIDDFGSGYSNFEYLAKLNVDYIKIDGSLIKDILINKSSQNIVSMLVNFAKGQKVKTIAEFVSNKDILNKVRELGIDYVQGYYIKEPIASIDGLNDIISLREFS; encoded by the coding sequence TTGATTTTTTTCATATTAAAACTAAAAGAATTTAAAAAACTAAAAAAAGAAAATCACATCTTAAAACAGTATAATGAAGCTACAAAAGATAGCAATATTATTTCAACTTCTGATTTAAAAGGAAATATCACATACGTAAATGACAAATTTTGTGAAGTCTCTTTATATAATTATGAAGAAGTTATAGGAAAGCCACACTCTATTGTAAGAGGTGAAGAAGATGATGAAATTTTTCAACAATTGTGGGAAAATATAAAAAATAAAAAAGCTTGGTATGGAGTTTTAAAAAACAGAAAAAAGAATGGTGAATTTTATTGGGTAGATATAAATATTAGACCTATATTAAATGAAAAAAATGAGATTATCGAATATATTGCAATTCGTCATGAAATAACTAATTTGGTATTAAAAACTGAAGAGTTAAAAAGAAACTTAAGACTTGATTCTTTAACAAATATTGGAAATAGATATAAGTTAATAGAAGATGTTTCAAAGTCTGTAAATCCTTGTATATCGATTTTAGATATTGTTAGTTTTAGTGATGTAAATGATTTTTTTGGATATAAAACGGGTGATAATGTTTTAAAAATTGTAGCTAGAAAAATTGAAGAGCTATTAATCGATAAAGAAAATTATAAAGTTTATAGAGATCATTCAGATACTTTTTGTATTGTTGCCCAAAACGAAGATAGAGATAAGTTTATAAAAAATATAGATGAGATATCTAAAACAATAGCAAAAGTTCCAATTGTTATAAAAAGTAGAGAATTATATGTTCAGTTAAGTTATGTTTTCTCTTTTGAATCAAAAGAAAATTTATTAGAGACTGCAAATATTATTAAAAGATATTCTCATGCAAATAAAAATATTATTATTTATGATAAAGCTTTAGAGTTAGAAAAAGATTATGAAAAAAATATTTTTTGGACTTTAAAAATCAAAAAAGCATTGGATGAAGATAAGATTGTTCCATATTTTCAACCAATTTACAATTTGAAAACAAGCAAAATTGAGAAATATGAAGCTCTTGTAAGATTGATTGATGGAAATAATGTTATTTCTCCATATTATTTTTTAGATATATCAAAAAAATCAAAACAGTATTTGCAACTTACAAAAACCATGATTCAAAAAACTTTTGATTATTTTAGAGATAAAGATTTTGAATTTTCTATAAATTTAACTTTTGAAGATATAAAAAGTGAATATATTTCATCTTTTATAATTGAGTTATTAAAAGAGTATAAAATAGGGCATAGAGTTGTTTTTGAAATAGTTGAAAGTGAAGAAATAGACAACTTTAGAAAGATAAATGAATTTTTTGTAACTATTAGAGAGTATGGTTGTAAAATTGCAATTGATGATTTTGGTTCAGGATATTCTAATTTTGAATATCTAGCAAAACTAAACGTTGATTATATAAAAATAGATGGTTCTTTAATAAAAGATATTTTGATAAATAAAAGTAGTCAAAATATTGTTTCTATGCTTGTTAATTTTGCAAAAGGACAAAAAGTAAAAACTATTGCAGAATTTGTATCTAACAAAGATATTTTGAATAAAGTTAGAGAGTTAGGTATCGATTATGTTCAAGGTTATTATATAAAAGAGCCAATAGCTTCGATTGATGGTTTAAATGATATTATAAGCCTAAGAGAGTTCTCTTAA
- a CDS encoding HD domain-containing protein — protein sequence MLQTKIVNRLQFITQNALAYFSYPSITTKRFIHSLGTMHLSSFMFKNALLNADKKTKNNFLSISKKAILKIIKEENLNIHIEELEYFDNKALYQFTIPTKSKSQRATYTLLLQTIRIVALLHDVGHLPFSHQVEYALKKVYNKIKTKEENQEVLLEKEFTFKENYEEITKNCKDVLHEAIGENLLELLFDYELDELVFKTQEKDYLKLIKKLSLLILEEITYEDFDFKVLHEFINSTVDADRLDYINRDMLASGYITGPNDHIRITKQAVLVQKEDKFYLSFFDMSLIDIEHMLEMRFNLYKKVIFNHGIAKTDSLLENVVQYLATKYFEDEKDEEKLSNSISMLWNFKNENKQKELDTISMLDENWLISLFKNRYFDIKNKETLTKEDMKYLYCFEEVLFGKQRFRSPWKNLNEFYKVLDFSTVERYKFRESFGYITQNRLNKLQSALDDFIKKYEDEDLFFAYQIVSFSLGISKDFYLYDGDELINIDEISTLRKRLKHSMRNTVPFYIYSNKKILSAKMKIDLKFMLFNIFEDKL from the coding sequence ATGCTTCAAACAAAAATTGTAAATAGATTGCAATTCATAACACAAAATGCTTTAGCATATTTTTCATATCCATCGATTACAACTAAAAGATTTATTCATAGTCTTGGAACTATGCATTTAAGTTCATTTATGTTTAAAAATGCTTTATTAAATGCAGATAAAAAAACAAAAAACAACTTTTTATCTATATCAAAAAAAGCTATTTTAAAAATCATAAAAGAAGAAAATCTAAATATCCATATCGAAGAGTTAGAATACTTTGACAATAAAGCTTTATATCAATTTACAATTCCAACAAAATCAAAATCACAAAGAGCAACTTACACTCTTTTATTACAAACTATAAGAATAGTTGCCCTACTTCATGATGTTGGGCATTTACCTTTTTCTCATCAAGTTGAATATGCTTTAAAAAAAGTCTATAACAAAATAAAAACAAAAGAAGAAAATCAAGAAGTACTTTTAGAAAAAGAGTTTACTTTTAAAGAAAACTATGAAGAAATTACTAAAAATTGCAAAGATGTATTACACGAAGCTATTGGTGAAAATCTTTTAGAGCTTTTATTTGATTATGAATTAGATGAACTTGTTTTTAAAACTCAAGAAAAAGATTATTTAAAACTAATCAAAAAATTATCTCTTTTAATTTTAGAAGAGATAACTTATGAAGATTTTGATTTTAAAGTTTTACATGAGTTTATAAATAGCACAGTTGATGCAGATAGACTTGATTATATAAATCGTGATATGTTAGCAAGTGGTTATATAACTGGACCAAATGACCATATTCGTATCACAAAACAAGCTGTTTTAGTTCAAAAAGAAGATAAGTTTTATTTGAGTTTCTTTGATATGAGTTTGATTGATATTGAACATATGCTTGAAATGAGATTTAATCTTTATAAAAAAGTGATCTTTAATCATGGAATAGCAAAAACTGACTCTTTACTTGAAAATGTTGTTCAATATTTAGCAACAAAATATTTTGAAGATGAAAAAGATGAAGAAAAACTATCAAACTCTATTTCTATGCTTTGGAATTTTAAAAATGAAAATAAACAAAAAGAGCTTGATACAATTTCTATGCTTGATGAGAATTGGCTCATATCTTTATTTAAAAATAGATATTTTGATATAAAAAACAAAGAAACACTAACAAAAGAAGATATGAAATATTTATACTGTTTTGAAGAAGTATTATTTGGAAAACAAAGATTTAGAAGTCCTTGGAAAAATCTAAATGAGTTTTATAAAGTATTAGATTTTTCTACTGTTGAAAGATATAAATTTAGAGAAAGTTTTGGATACATCACACAAAATAGACTTAACAAACTTCAAAGTGCATTAGATGATTTTATAAAAAAATATGAAGATGAAGATCTGTTTTTCGCTTATCAAATAGTATCGTTTAGTTTGGGTATTTCAAAAGATTTTTATTTATATGATGGTGATGAACTTATAAATATAGATGAGATTTCGACATTAAGAAAAAGATTAAAACACTCTATGAGAAATACTGTTCCTTTTTATATCTATTCAAATAAAAAAATTTTATCAGCGAAAATGAAAATAGATTTAAAATTTATGTTATTTAATATTTTTGAAGATAAATTATAA
- a CDS encoding sensor domain-containing diguanylate cyclase, whose product MFRNKLFLKIVMIFTLPVLGILYFSSILVLEKIEMANEVELNHNNLHYIKAVEEFVSSLEKEQNLSLKYLSSRGLNKELIEHHQEVSKKALLSLEKYKEEKAELKKYKLEISDLLSLRKQIYNLNTTPEEIIKCFNQTTKTAIDSMFLIKFAKLSNDFRVDLSKMNHFLNVNQNIDGISKIFLDMLGQLEREVAIFDRDVIIERNLSFVYLFFCFFTLISLFFVLKNIIYNEQKSFDKIQKHKHIYEILNATNKFLMKTFDKERLYSNVCELLSENEHLKFCFIYDFSSKMIFAKDGELKDVVISQVDKYGNVSHDNLVSKTMKYETNIIINNFKEKNISVFYKDADKLNIKSMATFPIKKFNQVVGVLIIYSKELEFFDQEVEILFDKLVSDITHCLEKIEYEDIRLKQEAELRLSSYAFDSSAPMIITDVYNNIIKVNQAFCKIMGYSKEEIIGQNPRIFKTAHQDKEFVENLWNSLKINGNWSGDVYNKKANDEIIALKATITVIKNQDDKITNYLGQYMDNSEQKDKEKILEYQATHDNLTGLPNRLLLTDRIEHAITKTVRHKIFGGLIFIDLDNFKAVNDTLGHDIGDVLLITVAKKIKQVIRDEDTVSRIGGDEFIVLIDNIGNNSIDAKKNITSLAEKIKETLNDITHIEGHVNISTPSIGITLFSDASVSVKDIIKQADTAMYSAKKQGKNAIEFF is encoded by the coding sequence TTGTTTAGAAACAAATTATTTCTAAAAATTGTAATGATTTTTACTTTACCAGTACTAGGTATTTTATATTTTAGTTCGATTTTAGTTCTTGAAAAAATTGAGATGGCTAATGAAGTTGAATTAAATCATAATAACTTACATTACATAAAAGCAGTAGAAGAGTTTGTATCTTCTTTAGAAAAAGAGCAAAATTTATCACTTAAATATTTATCAAGTAGAGGTTTAAATAAAGAGTTAATAGAACATCACCAAGAGGTATCTAAAAAAGCTTTATTATCATTAGAAAAATATAAAGAAGAAAAAGCCGAATTAAAAAAATATAAGTTAGAAATTAGTGATTTACTATCTTTACGAAAACAAATTTACAATTTAAATACAACTCCAGAAGAGATAATAAAGTGTTTTAACCAAACAACAAAAACCGCTATTGATTCTATGTTTTTGATTAAGTTTGCAAAGTTATCAAATGATTTTAGAGTTGATTTATCAAAAATGAATCATTTTTTAAATGTAAATCAAAATATAGATGGTATATCAAAAATTTTTCTTGATATGTTAGGACAATTAGAAAGAGAAGTAGCGATTTTTGATAGAGATGTGATTATAGAAAGAAATTTAAGTTTTGTTTATCTATTCTTTTGCTTTTTTACTTTAATATCTTTATTTTTTGTACTAAAAAATATTATTTATAATGAACAAAAATCTTTTGACAAAATTCAAAAACATAAACATATCTATGAAATCTTAAATGCAACAAATAAATTTTTAATGAAAACATTTGATAAAGAGAGACTTTATTCTAATGTATGCGAACTTTTGAGTGAAAATGAACATTTAAAATTTTGTTTTATCTATGATTTTTCTTCAAAAATGATTTTTGCTAAAGATGGTGAACTAAAAGATGTTGTTATTTCACAAGTAGATAAATATGGAAATGTTTCTCATGATAATTTAGTTTCAAAAACTATGAAATATGAAACAAATATCATTATAAATAATTTTAAAGAAAAAAATATTTCTGTGTTCTATAAAGATGCTGATAAATTAAATATTAAATCTATGGCAACATTTCCTATCAAAAAATTCAATCAAGTTGTTGGAGTTTTAATAATCTATTCAAAAGAATTAGAATTTTTTGATCAAGAAGTAGAAATTTTATTTGATAAACTTGTTAGTGATATTACTCATTGTTTAGAAAAAATTGAATATGAAGATATAAGATTGAAGCAAGAAGCTGAATTAAGACTATCTTCTTATGCTTTTGATTCTTCTGCACCTATGATTATTACAGATGTTTATAATAATATAATAAAAGTAAATCAAGCTTTTTGTAAAATAATGGGATATTCAAAAGAAGAAATAATTGGACAAAATCCAAGAATTTTTAAAACTGCACACCAAGATAAAGAGTTTGTTGAAAACTTATGGAATAGTTTGAAAATAAATGGAAATTGGAGTGGTGACGTTTATAATAAAAAAGCAAATGATGAAATAATTGCTTTAAAAGCTACAATTACGGTAATAAAAAATCAAGATGATAAAATCACAAATTATTTAGGTCAATATATGGATAATAGTGAGCAAAAAGATAAAGAAAAAATCTTAGAATATCAAGCAACTCACGACAATCTTACAGGATTACCAAATAGATTGTTGTTAACAGATAGAATAGAACATGCTATTACAAAAACTGTAAGACATAAAATCTTTGGAGGATTAATATTTATTGATTTAGATAACTTCAAAGCTGTTAACGATACTTTAGGGCACGATATCGGAGATGTTTTATTAATTACAGTAGCTAAAAAAATAAAACAAGTAATAAGAGATGAAGATACCGTTTCAAGAATAGGTGGAGATGAATTTATAGTTTTAATTGATAATATTGGAAATAATAGTATAGATGCTAAGAAAAATATAACAAGTTTGGCAGAAAAAATAAAAGAGACGTTAAATGACATCACGCATATTGAAGGGCATGTAAATATATCAACACCAAGTATTGGAATAACTTTATTTAGTGATGCTAGTGTTAGTGTAAAAGATATTATAAAACAAGCTGATACAGCTATGTATAGTGCTAAAAAACAAGGAAAAAATGCAATAGAATTTTTCTAA
- a CDS encoding sensor histidine kinase: MKPSKEEQFLKIIKVMPSVFVVVFSLFVILFLYFENKKTFNKERRTIEQKYILKNKEIIKEEVSRVFTFTKQLQKNTEEELKQNVKNRVYEAHEMATNIYEKYKTTKSKQEIFQIIKVALSGIRFNEGRGYFFIDDIYGNKLSHPIDTSIEGKNFLNYTDVNGYKFFENIVNTIKEKTERFDEYYWYKPNTNKEIGRKIAFYKTFEPLNIAIGTGEYFDDFEKIIQKKALEYINLVRFGRSGYIFIINYDGTYLNHIRKDYIGKNYLENDEVKDKKRVISDLINIAKNGNGFYTYIQNKPSTEHPTEKISFVQGMDDWNWLIGAGFYEDDLNQEIADVKKKLDRNYEKYALNILILGMILIIFLLVASGYVSIFLENKLKEYKRELDNKQAILYQQSKMAAMGEMIGNIAHQWRQPLSIITTATSGMVLQKQMGVLTDEFFFEASNRINASSQYLSQTIDDFRNFFIPNKEKSKVNLIEIFKKTLDLISAQFSSKDIEIIKNIEGVEFESYENELIQALINILNNSRDELIKKDGERFIFVDAFEKDNFINIIIKDNAGGVIKENLDKIFEPYFTTKYKSQGTGIGLYMTEEIITKHLNGTICVKNVEFTYDEKEYFGAEFTIRIDLNTNLE; encoded by the coding sequence ATGAAACCATCAAAAGAAGAACAATTTCTCAAAATAATAAAAGTTATGCCTTCTGTTTTTGTTGTAGTTTTTTCTCTGTTTGTAATTTTATTTTTATACTTTGAAAATAAAAAAACTTTTAATAAAGAAAGAAGAACGATAGAACAAAAATATATTTTAAAAAATAAAGAAATTATAAAAGAAGAAGTATCAAGAGTATTTACTTTTACTAAACAACTTCAAAAAAATACAGAAGAAGAATTAAAACAAAATGTAAAAAATAGAGTTTATGAAGCTCATGAAATGGCTACAAATATCTATGAAAAATATAAAACAACAAAATCAAAACAAGAAATATTTCAAATTATAAAAGTTGCTTTAAGTGGTATAAGATTTAACGAAGGAAGAGGTTACTTCTTTATTGATGACATTTATGGAAATAAACTCTCTCACCCAATTGATACAAGCATTGAAGGTAAAAACTTTTTAAATTATACTGATGTAAATGGATATAAATTTTTTGAAAATATTGTAAATACAATAAAAGAAAAAACAGAAAGATTTGATGAATATTATTGGTATAAACCAAATACAAACAAAGAAATAGGGCGTAAAATTGCATTTTATAAAACTTTTGAACCTTTAAATATTGCTATTGGAACTGGAGAATATTTTGATGATTTTGAAAAAATAATCCAAAAAAAGGCTTTGGAGTATATAAATCTAGTTAGATTTGGAAGATCTGGTTATATTTTTATAATAAATTATGATGGAACATATTTAAACCACATTAGAAAAGATTATATAGGTAAAAACTATTTAGAAAATGATGAAGTCAAAGATAAAAAAAGAGTTATTAGTGATTTAATAAATATTGCTAAAAATGGAAATGGTTTTTATACTTATATACAAAATAAACCTAGTACAGAGCATCCCACAGAAAAAATAAGTTTTGTTCAAGGAATGGATGATTGGAATTGGCTTATTGGAGCTGGATTCTATGAAGATGATTTAAATCAAGAGATTGCAGATGTTAAAAAGAAATTGGACAGAAATTATGAAAAATATGCACTAAATATTTTAATTCTTGGAATGATTTTAATTATATTTTTATTGGTAGCTTCAGGATATGTTTCAATTTTTTTAGAAAATAAACTAAAAGAGTATAAAAGAGAGTTAGATAATAAACAAGCGATTTTATACCAACAATCAAAAATGGCTGCAATGGGAGAGATGATTGGAAATATTGCTCATCAATGGAGACAACCTTTATCTATAATTACAACTGCAACAAGTGGTATGGTTTTACAAAAACAAATGGGAGTTTTAACTGATGAATTCTTCTTTGAAGCTTCAAACAGAATAAATGCTTCTTCTCAATATTTATCTCAAACAATAGATGATTTTAGGAATTTTTTTATACCAAATAAAGAAAAATCAAAAGTTAATTTGATAGAAATATTTAAAAAAACCTTGGATTTAATCTCAGCTCAATTTAGTTCAAAAGATATAGAAATTATAAAAAATATTGAAGGAGTTGAGTTTGAAAGCTATGAAAATGAGCTTATTCAAGCATTAATAAATATCTTAAATAATTCAAGAGATGAACTTATAAAAAAAGATGGTGAAAGATTTATTTTTGTAGATGCTTTTGAAAAAGATAATTTTATAAATATAATTATAAAAGATAATGCTGGTGGAGTGATAAAAGAGAACTTAGATAAAATTTTTGAACCATATTTTACAACAAAATATAAAAGCCAAGGAACAGGAATAGGGCTTTATATGACAGAAGAAATTATCACAAAACATCTAAATGGAACTATTTGTGTTAAAAATGTAGAATTTACATATGATGAAAAAGAGTATTTTGGTGCAGAGTTCACAATAAGAATTGATTTGAATACTAATTTGGAATAA
- a CDS encoding PhoH family protein translates to MKEKVYVLDTNIILQNLQNLYKISDNKTNHIVIPETVLLELEDKKKLSNELGYYSREFARLLAKMKIKEVDYKSDFKVVKLYNDELNLDIISKDKYETEIEQVHLSESNDKRIIEVASIAQEYYKGCRTIFLSLDVYARTFAIFKNIKAETLHDDKSTVPTFNFVKNINLDSSLFNSLENKDITSIDKEYEMQNFSYSFESSDGNIEYAIVTNGKIDTLKENDFKALNIKPVNIKQKLFAKAILSNMYDLLVIDAKAGSGKTLMSIVCSMRLIDLGIYDKIVYVRNSIESLDKGAEVGFLAGNEEKFRIYNMALYDTLEFIAKKHLKKSENRENQESINSKIDELKSRYFIETLWPGEARGRTLSGAIVIMDEWQNSSEKTTQLILSRLDESCMAIVIGSNRQIDNLYLNKYNNGLTTLLKQTNEAHSEIKMFAIELEKAVRGKFAQFTERIFENRKD, encoded by the coding sequence ATGAAAGAAAAAGTATATGTACTAGATACAAATATCATTTTACAAAACCTTCAAAATCTCTACAAAATATCAGACAATAAAACCAACCATATTGTTATCCCTGAAACTGTACTTCTTGAATTAGAGGATAAAAAAAAGTTAAGTAATGAGCTAGGGTACTATTCAAGAGAGTTTGCAAGACTATTAGCTAAAATGAAAATCAAAGAAGTTGATTATAAATCAGACTTTAAAGTTGTAAAGCTTTATAACGATGAATTAAATCTTGATATTATCTCAAAAGATAAATATGAAACTGAGATTGAACAAGTTCATCTTTCTGAATCAAATGATAAAAGAATAATTGAAGTAGCTTCAATAGCTCAAGAGTATTATAAAGGCTGTCGAACTATCTTTTTATCTTTAGATGTTTATGCAAGAACATTTGCTATTTTTAAAAATATAAAAGCTGAAACCTTACACGATGATAAATCAACAGTTCCGACATTTAATTTTGTAAAAAATATAAATTTAGATTCTTCTTTATTTAATAGTTTAGAAAATAAAGATATTACATCTATTGACAAAGAATATGAAATGCAAAATTTTTCTTATTCATTTGAAAGTAGTGATGGAAACATCGAATATGCAATAGTAACAAATGGCAAAATAGATACTTTAAAAGAGAATGATTTTAAAGCATTAAATATAAAACCAGTAAACATCAAACAAAAACTATTTGCAAAAGCTATTTTATCAAATATGTATGATTTACTTGTAATTGATGCAAAAGCGGGAAGTGGAAAAACTTTGATGTCTATTGTTTGTTCTATGAGATTGATTGATTTGGGGATTTATGACAAAATAGTTTATGTAAGAAACTCAATAGAATCACTTGATAAAGGCGCAGAAGTTGGTTTTTTAGCAGGAAATGAAGAGAAATTTAGAATTTATAATATGGCTTTATATGATACTTTAGAGTTTATTGCGAAAAAACATCTAAAAAAGAGTGAAAATAGAGAAAATCAAGAGTCAATAAACTCAAAAATTGATGAACTAAAATCAAGATATTTTATAGAAACACTTTGGCCAGGAGAAGCAAGAGGACGAACTTTAAGTGGTGCGATTGTTATTATGGATGAGTGGCAAAATAGTAGTGAAAAAACTACTCAGCTAATCTTATCAAGACTTGATGAAAGTTGTATGGCAATAGTTATTGGTTCAAATCGACAAATAGATAATTTATACCTAAATAAATATAATAATGGACTAACAACTTTATTAAAACAAACAAATGAAGCACATAGTGAAATTAAAATGTTTGCAATAGAACTTGAAAAAGCAGTTCGAGGAAAATTTGCTCAATTTACTGAAAGAATTTTTGAAAATAGAAAGGATTAA